In the genome of bacterium, the window TTCGGATACGTCCTCAATAGACTCTCTCAGGTGGTCACCTATTTGAAGCATTCTCACGAGTTGTCGAGGTAGGCGGTGACGGTGAAGTCCATACTGGAGCGCAAGAATCACTAGCCCGCCCAGACTCAATAGACCAGATAACCAAAAGTGCCCGAGTTCTCCGCCGAGGCTTTGCGGGTGCGCGAACACGCTCTGCCCAATGTATCGAAAAGCCAGTGACGCAAGCAGCAACGCGACGGCGACGATTCCCCACGGGTCCAGTTCGGGCAGGATCGCGATGTGCATGTCGATCCGCTGGGCCAGGAACTCGCGGCGGCGGCGGCTAACGGTTTGCTCACGAAGACGGGGTCGGCGGGATCGTGGCGATCGTTCAGAAACGTGGGTAAATATGGTGGAGCTGGAGGGAATTGAACCCTCGACCTCCTCTACGCCAAAGAGGCGCTCTCCCGCTGAGCTACAGCCCCACGTGATCCAACGCCGACGCCGTGCGGAACCTCCGTATTATATCGGACGGTGAGCCCCAGGTCCATATCGGATTCGGCGGCGGTTCGACGTCAGGCTCGCGCGTCCGGCTAGCGTTCGACGACCGGCGCGTCCCCCCAAAGCCGCTCGAGGTTGTAGAACTCTCGCTCGCGCGGCTCAAAAATATGGACGACGACGTCGCCGAAGTCAAGCAGCACCCAGCGCCCGTCGCGCCGGCCCTCCGCGCGGCGGGCGCGTTCGCCGGCGGCTTCGAGCGCCTCCTCGACCGCCTCGGTGATCGCCTTGATCTGCACCCGGTTGCTCCCGCTCCCGATCACGAAGAAGTCGGTCACCGGGCTGTGCTCCTGAAGATCAAGGACAAGAACGTCGCCCGCCAGCTTGGACTCGGCGGCGTCGGCCGCCAACAGCGCCTTTCGTCTTGCCTCCACTACCCGGCCCCCTTGGGGAGCGACGCGGGCGCTTCCACGTAGAGGTTGTGCTTCGCGATGTACTGCTCGACGGCTTCGGGCACGAGATAGGTGATCGGTCGGCCTTCGCGCACGCGGGCCCGGATGTCGGTGCTGCTGATCGCCATCGCCGGGATCTCCATCGTATGGATGTTGTGGAGATGCGGCCGGACGTGATGGTGGCTCGCCGACACCTGGGCGGGATCGAGGTAGTAGCCGGGGCGACTCGCGCCGATAAACCGGCACAATCGGAGCAACTGCTCCGCGTCCCGCCACTCACCGCGCAGGATCTGCCCGAGCGCGTCCGCGCCGGTGATGTAGTACAGTTCGTCGCTGGGGTGTTCGCGCCCGAGCTCGCGGATCGTGTCGATGGTGTAGGATGGTCCCGGCCGATCGATCTCCATGCGCGAGACCAAGAACCGCGGATTCGTGACGGTCGCGAGAAACGTCATGAGATACCGGTGCTCGGGTCCCGACACGTCGTGCGGGTCCTTGTGCGGAGGATGGCGGTTCGGCACAAAGATCACGAGGTCGAGCCCGAACTGCCACCGAGCCTCCCCCGCCGTGACCAAGTGTCCATAGTGCACGGGATCAAACGTCCCGCCCATGACCCCGACTCTGCTCACACGCACCTCTCACGTTCGTCGCCCGACATGCACCGACTCACGTCGCCGCGCCAGGTCCGGGGGGCGTGTTCTCGGCGACGCCCGCGGCTTCCTCCGCCCCGCGCGGCGGTGCGGCCTGGAGCCGCGACCGCACCGCGCGCAACAGCGCCGGCACACCTTCGCCGGTTGCGGCCGAGATCGAGACGACCTCGCGGCCCCGCGCCGCCATCGTCGCGGCGAATCGCTCCCACCGACCGCGCGCGTCCGGCAGATCCATCTTGTTGCCGGCCACGATCACCGGCCGCGTGGTCAGCTCGGGAGCGTGCAGCGCGAGTTCGCGCTCCACCGTCGCCACCGCGGCGTCGGGATCCGACCCGCTCAGATCCACCACGTGCACCAGCACGCGCGTGCGCGCGATGTGCCGCAGAAACTCGTGGCCGAGTCCCGCGCCTCGATGCGCACCCTCGATCAGCCCGGGGATGTCGGCGACAACGATGCCCGGTGCATCGGGCAGCGGTACGACCCCGAGCACGGGCTCGGTCGTGGTAAACGGGTAGTCGGCCACTTTGGGGCGCGCGGCCGAGATCCGCACGAGCAACGACGATTTGCCGGCGTTGGGCAGGCCCACGAGGCCCACGTCTGCGAGCAGGCGAAGCTCCAGCAACAGCCACCGCTCCTCGCCCGGCGTCCCCGGTTCGGCCTCGCGCGGCGCGCGGCGAGTCGACGTGGCGAAGTGTGTGTTGCCGCGCCCCCCCCGGCCGCCGTGGGCCACGATCACCTCCTGCCCGGGGGCGACGAGGTCGGCGAGCCGGTCGCCAGTGGCTTCGTCGACCACGATCGTGCCGGGGGCCACCGGGATCACGAGATCGCGCCCGGACCGTCCGGCGCGCGCGCTGCCCTCCCCGTGGGCGCCGCGGCCGGCCTTGAAGAGCCGGCGGTACCGGAACGACAACAACGTGTTCAGGTCGGTGTCGGCCCGGAGTGCGACGCTCCCGCCGCGGCCGCCGTCGCCGCCCGACGGTCCCCCCTTCGGCACGAACTTCTCCCGGCGGAACGCCACGCAACCGTTGCCGCCGTCTCCGGCCTTGACGAAGATCCGTGCGCGGTCAATGAACATGGGAAGAGGACGCAAAAGGGCCCCGGGCTCGTGGAGCCCGGGGCCCGCGCCGAAGCACCCCGCTACGCGTCGCCTGGATACACCGATACCTGACGGCCGTCGCGGCCGCGTCGCTCGAACCGCACGACGCCAGACGCGAGCGCGAACAACGTGTCGTCGCGCCCCAGCCCGACGTTGCGGCCCGGCAGGTACCGTGTCCCGTGCTGCCGGACGAGCACCGAGCCCGCGGACACCGTCTCGCCGGCGAACCGCTTGATGCCCAAGCGCTGGGCGTTGCTGTCGCGCCCGTTCCGGGAACTGCTACCACCCTTCTTATGTGCCATCTCAGGCCCCCTGCCCGCTCGTGATCCGCTCGACCCGCACCCGGCTGCGGGGTTGCCGATGCCCAACGCGCCGCCGGTAGTGCTTCTTCGGCCGGAACTTCCCCACGAGGAGCTTCCGCGTCCGCGAGTGCCCGAGCACGGTGACCGTCACCCCGGCGCCTGACACCTCCGGCGTGCCGCACGTCACCGTGTCGCCGTCCACCAGCATCAACACGCGCCCGAGCGTGACCTCGGCCCCAGGATCCGCGGGCACGCGGTCCAACTCGACGACCTGCCCCGCCTCCACCCGCACCTGCTTGCCACCCACATCGATTACCGCATACATGTGACGCCCCCACGTGTTTGCAACCCAAAAATGGTAGCATGCGCTCTTTGGAGTGTCAACGACCCGGGGTTCTGCCCACCCCCGCAGGGTTGGGTTCGGCATGCTCCCTGCGCCCGTCCCGAGGCAGCGGACGCCCGACCGGCGGCGCCGGCGGCACTCCACCGGCTCCGCCCAGGCGGCGCCACAGGCGCACGAACCATCCTCCCCCCGCCGACGCAGGCTCGCCGACGGCCCGGAGCACGGAGGACTCACGCGGCTCGTCGTCCGGCAGATCCAGCCCCTCGCCGTGGATCGGGTCCAGCCAGAACACCGGCCCGAGTTTCGCGCCCTGCCCGTTTGCCTCCGCCCGCTCCATCGCCGCGGCGCTCTCACCTTGCGCCACGGCGATGCGATCGAGGTGCATCCCGGGACGCGACCGCACGACGATCGTCTTGCCGCTCTCGCGACCGAGCGCCCGCAGCCACTCCGCGTCCTCCTCGAGCACGGCCGCCACGTCGGGATGTACGTACGCCATCAGCACCTTCGCCCGCGACGTCGAGGCCGCACGGCGCAACTCCCGGCGGGCGCGCACCCCCGCGCTCTGAGGGGACAGCACCCGACCCCGCCCTTCACAGTACGGACAGGGCATCCGCATCAGCTCCTCGAGATCCTGGTAGACGCGCTTCCGGGTGATCTCGACGAGCCCGAGTTGCGTGAGATCGATCACGTGGACCTTCGTGCGATCGGCGCGAACGGCCTCGGCGAGCGCCGCGAGCACACGGCGTCGATGCTTCTCGGCATCCATGTCGATGAAGTCAACCAGGATGATCCCCCCGATGTCACGGAGGCGGATCTGCCGGGCGATCTCCTGCGCGGCCTCGAGATTTGTCTTGAGGATCGTGCTCGCCAGGTCGGTCTTCCCGACGTACTTGCCCGTGTTCACGTCGATCACGGTCGCGGCCTCGGTCCGATCGAAGACGAGGTACCCGCCGCTGCGCAACCACACCTTCCGGTGCAGCGCCCGCTCGATCTCGCGCTCCACACCGTAGGCGTCGAAGATCGGCTCCGGCCCCCCATGAAACTGCACGCGCTCACGCAGTTCCGGCGCGAACGAGCCCACCAGGTCGCGGACCCGTTCGAACTCGAGCGGGGAGTCCACGACGAACCGGTCGACCTCCCCGGTGAACAGATCACGCACCACACGGCGGATCAGGCCGTGGTCCTGGTAGAGCACGGCCGGCGCGCGGCTGGCCGCGGCGCGCTCGGTGACTTTCGACCACAACTGTAACAGGAAGCGGACGTCGTCGGCGAGGTCCCGCTCGTCGACGCCCTCGGCCGCCGTCCGGACGATCAGGCCCATCCCTTCCGGGCGCAGCCGCTCCCCGATCGCCCGCAGACGCTTGCGCTCCTGTTCGTTCTCGATGCGACGGCTGACCCCGATCCCCGTGACGGTCGGCATCAGCACGAGGTAGTGGCCCGGCAGCGCCACGTAGGTCGTCGCACGCGCGCCCTTGCTCCCCCGCGGCTCCTTGGTCACCTGCACGAGGATCTCCTGGCCCACCCGCAGCCGCTCGGCGATCGGACCCCGTCCGATCTGATCCTCGAGATCCTCGCCGCCCTGTCCGTGCGCCTCGATCCGGTTCGACCGTACGTCTGCGACGTGGAGGAAGGCGTTCCGCTCGAGGCCGATGTCCACGAACGCCGCCTCCATGCCGGGCAGCACGCTCGCCACCCGCCCCTTGTACACGTTTCCCGCGAGCGGGTCACCCCGCTCGAGCAAGACGCCGGTCAGCACGCCGTCCTCAAGCACGGCGACGCGCACCTCAAACGGGTCCACGTTCGCGAGAATCTCCTTAGCCATCCCGTCCAAACTCCTTTGCTGCTAGAACCGAATCTTCTGGTGGCGCATCCCGATATTGAGGAGAAGCGCGGTCGCCCACAGCATCGTCATGAGGGCACTGCCGCCATAACTGATGAACGGAAGCGGGATCCCGGTGATCGGCATGATCCCGACCGTCATCCCAACGTTCACGAACACGTGAAAGGCGACCATCGAGACGATCCCCGCCGCGGCGAGCGCCCCGAACCGGTCGCGGGCCACCGCCGCGGTCCGCACGCCGCGCCAGAGCCACACGAGGAACAGCGTCAAGAGGAGCAGCGCGCCGACGAACCCCAGTTCCTCGCCGACCACGGAGAAGATGAAGTCCGTGTGGTGCTCCGGGACGAACTGCAGCACGTTCTGCGTCCCGGCGAACAGCCCCTTGCCCCAGGTCATCCCGCTGCCGACGGCAATCTTCGATTGGATGATGCCATAGCCCGATCCGAGCGGGTCTAGCGAGGGGTCGAGGAACACCATGAGCCGCCGCCTCTGGTACTCCTTGAGCAGGTGCCAGAGCACCGGAAACAGCAGGCACGCGCCCGCCGAGAGCCCGGCGAGGTCCCGGCGGCGCGCGCCCCCCGCGTACAGCATCCCCGCGAAGATCGCGCCGTACACGAGCGCGGTCCCGAGGTCGGGCTGGCGGAAGATGAGGAACATCGGCAGCGCGACGTGCCCGAGAAACGGCAGCAGGTCGCGGATCGATCGGTACGGTCCGGGCCGGTCGGCCATGTGCTTCGCCAGCGTGATGACGATCGCGAGCTTCGCGATCTCCGACGGCTGGAACTGTCCCAGCGGTCCGAGGGGGATCCAGCGCTGCGCGCCGAGGCTGCTGCGGCCCACGACCAGCACCGCGGCGAGTATCCCGAGGTTCGCCACGTACAGCCAGCGCGACGCGGACGCGAGCGTGCGGTAGTCGACCGCTATCAGCACGATCCCGACGCCGACGCCGATGACGATGTGGAGCAACTGGCTGCGGGTGTACAGAAACGGATGCGGGGAGGATCGGGTGGTGCTGTACACCATGAGCAGTCCAAACGCGACGAGCGCCGCCGTCGTACCAATCAGGATCGGATCGAGGTTGCGCGCCAGGCGCCGAGTCCGCGCGGCGCGCGCGCTCACAGATCCCGGCGCGGTGACGGCGGCCGTGCCCACGGCACTCATGGCTTGGGGTCTCCGGCCGGCGGAGCGGCGGGCGTGAGACCGAACGCGGTTTCCAGCACGCGCTGCACAATGGGTCCGGCGAACTCGGCCCCGTAGCCCGCGTTCTCGACCATGGCGATGACCACCAGCGTCGGGTGGTCGGCCGGCGCGTAGCCAACGAACCACGCGTACGGCTTGCCGTGTGCGCTCTCCGCGGTCCCCGTTTTGCCCGCGACGGCGAGGCCAGGAATCTGAATCGAGGTGGCGGTTCCGCGCGTCACGACCGCGGACAACCCGGCCCGGAGGACGGACAGCGTCTGCGGGCTGAGCGGCACGTCGCCCGCCGGCGGCGGCGAGATCTTCTGAATGACCTGGCCCGACGGCGTACGAATTTCCACGGCGATGTGCGGGGTCACGAGCGTCCCGCCGTTCGCCACCGCGGCGATCATCCGGGCCGCCTGCATCGGTGTCACGAGCACATACCCCTGCCCCACCGCGGTGTTGAGCGTGTCCCCGGCGTACCACGGTTCACGGTAGACGCGGCGTTTCCACGCCGGATCGGGCACGACGCCGGCGATCTCGTCAGGTAGGTCGACGCCCGTGCGAGCGCCGAGCCCGTACAGGTGCGCGTACTCGGAAATGTGCTCGGGCCCGACCGACCGCGAGATCGTCCAGAACACCACGTTTGACGACACCGCGATCGCATTCAGGAAGTTCAGATGACCGAACGCTTCGTTTTGGTTGTCGTGGAAGATCCGCCCGCCGAGGTTGTAGTAGCCCGGATCGTAGAACTCGGTGTCGGCCGTCACGACGCCGAGCTGCAACGCCGCCGATGCGGTCACGATCTTGAACACCGACCCGGTCGGGTAGCCGGCCTGGACCGCGCGGTCGATCAACGGTTGGCGGGGGTCGCGCAACAACGCGCTCCAAGCCGCCGCGGGGATCCCCGCCGAGAACAAGTTCGGGTCGAGCGCGGGGTGACTCGCGAACGCCTCAACGGTACCGGTCGCGGGGTCCATCGCCACGACGGCGCCCGGCCGGTCTCCGAGCGCGGCCTCCGCGGCCTGCTGCATCGGCAGGTCGATTCCGAGCACCAGGGTGTCCCCCGGCACGGCCGGGATCGTCTGAAGCGTCCGCGACAACCGGCCCATCGCGTCGACCTCGGCGCGGAGCTCGCCGTTGCGCCCGCGGAGGTAGCGGTCGTAGACCCGTTCCACCCCCGCCTTGCCGATCAGTTCGCCGGGTTCGTATCCGTCGGCCCGCAACTGGCGGAGGTCGGCGTCGCTGATCTCGCCGAGATAGCCGAGCAGATGGCCGGCGAGATCGTGGTACAGGTACTCCCGCACGGGCTCGACCTCCACGAGGACGCCAGGCAGATCCATCCGGCTCTCCTCGACGGCGGCGACGACCGTCTTCGGCACGTCACGACGCAACCGCACGGGCTGGAACGGCTGGCCTCGCGACGCGGTGAACCGCTGCCAGACGTCCCCGGGATCGAGGCCCAGCAAGCGGGCGATCTCTGGGATCTCCTGCTGCGGATTGACGACCTCGGTGGGCATCAGCGCCACGGTGAACGCGGGACGGTTCGCGACGAGCGGCCGACCGGACCGGTCGACGATGAGCCCGCGCGGCGCGGCGAGTGTCGTGACGCGCAGACGGTTTTCCTCCGCGAGACGGGAGAAGTAGTCGCCCTGCACGACCTGCACCTGCCAGAGGCGGACGGCCAGCACGGCGAGGAGGCCGGCGACTACGGCGAACAGGACGACGAGGCGCCGCTCGAAGCTCTCGCGGTCCATCTAGCGATCCCCCCGGCGGTCCGGAGGCGCACACCACAACTTCGCCCCCGGACGGTTCGGGGCGGGATCGGGGACGACCGTCATGGCCCGGCGGGCGCTCACGCCCGTCCGGACGGTCCGGGGCACCCCCGGCAGGGTCCACCACGCCACACGGTGCCTCAACGTCGATAGACAGGTTCCGGCGCGGAGCTCGGGGTCGGTCACCGCGGTCGTTCGGAGAGCCGCTGCAACGCCCCGTCGAGCCGGCGGAGCCATTGGAAAACCGGAATTGCAATCATACCATTATAACATGCCGCCAGCGCCGTGACGCGAACCGCCTCCGTCAGGGGCACGTTGAGCACGCTCACCATGTGACCGGCGCCGATCCACACCGCATACCGCACGATGGTCAGCGTGAACGCGGCGATCGCGGGCAGCCAGAGGTCCTCCAGGTAAAGCCGCCCCTCGCCGAGCCCCGCCCCGAACCCGGCGCAGAGGTTGCCGAGCATTCCAAGCCCCAGCGGCACCCCGGTCACCACGTCCTGCATCAGCCCAGCGGCCGCGCCGGCGACGGCGCCCTCGATCGGGCCGTGCAGCAGGCCGACCGACACCACGAGGACGAGGAGCGGGTCGACGGCCGCGCCCCCGGGCCGGATATCGCTCAACCATGTGACTTCAAGCGCCAGCGCGGCGAGCGCCAGAATGCCGTAGGCGACGAACCGCGTCATCGCGCGACCTGTTCGCCACCTCGGACGACAATCAGCAACTCCTCCAGATGGGCGAGGTCGGCGGAGGGACGCACCAGCGCCTCCTGAAACATGTCGCCGGCGGCGTGGGTGACCCCGATCACAGTGCCGACGACGAGACTGCGCGGATAGATCTGTCCGAGCCCGGACGTGACGATCTGGTCTCCGGGCTGCACGTCCGCGTCGCGGGCGAGGTACTTCAGGTGCAGCACGGGGTAGCCCTGGCCCTCTACGACGCCGGCTTCGCGCGAACGGACCACGAGGACGCCGACGGCGCTCCGCGGATCCGGGAGGAGCAGTACGCGTGACCACGTCAGCCCGGTCTCGATCACGTGCCCCACCAAGCCGTCGCTGGTGACGACGGGATCGTTCCGCCGGACGCCCGTGAGCGTGCCGCGGTCGACGAGCACCGTGGAGAACCAGTCGCTCGGCTCGCGGCCGATCACCCGAGTCGCCACGGTCTGGTACGGCTGGTGCTCCTTGAAGCCGAGCAGCGCTCCGAGCCGCGCGTTCTCCTGCGCGGCCGGGCGGAGTCCGGCGTTCTCCTCGCGCAACTGCCCGACCTCGGCGCGGAGACGCGCGTTCTCGGTGCGCAGGGCCCCGATCTCATTCAGAAGCGACCACGCGCCGGACACCGCGCCGCCAATCCGCGACAGCACCGTGGCGGCCGGCGCAAGCGCGAACTCCACGGCCTCGCCCACCCACCCCACCCGGCGGCGGTCGGGCGTCCGCACCTGCTCGGTCAAGACGGCGAGCGCGACGACGCTCAGCGTCAAGAACACGATGAGCCGTCGGTGGCGGAGCAGCGCGGACGAGAACACGCTGTGGCCTACATCCGCTTGCTCGTGACCAGGACTTTCTTGAGCGTCTCGATCTCTTCGAGCGCGCGCCCGGTCCCGAGCACGACGCTGCTGAGGGGGTCGTCGGTGATCATCACCGGCATGCCGGTCTCCTCGCCGAGTAGCCGGTCGAGCCCGCGGAGCAGCGCGCCGCCTCCCGCCATGATGATACCGCGGTCCACGATGTCCGCGGCCAGTTCCGGCGGGGTTCGCTCCAAGGTCATCTTCACCGCCTCGACGATGGCCGCGATCGGCTCCGCCATCGCCTCGCGGATCTCCGTCCCGGTCATCCGCACCGTCCGCGGGAGTCCCGACACCAAATCCCGCCCCCGGACTTCGATCGACTGGTCCTCCTTCTGCGGGTACGCGGAGCCGATCTTGATCTTGATATCCTCGGACGTGCGCTCACCGATCAAAAGGTTGTACGCCTTCCGCGCGTATTGAATAATCGATTCGTCCATCTCGTCACCGGCGACCCGGATGCTGCGGGCGGTCACGATGCCGCCGAGCGCAATCACGGCGACCTCGGTCGTCCCGCCTCCGATATCGACGACCATGCTCCCCACCGGCTCCGACACGGGAAGCCCCGCGCCGATCGCGGCGGCCATCGGTTCCTCGATCAGGTACGCTTCCCGCGCGCCGGCTTGGAGCGTCGCGTCGATCACGGCGCGCTTCTCCACCTCGGTGACGCCACTCGGAATCCCAACGATCACCCGGGGCCGCAACAGACTCCGCCCCCGGAGGCCGCGCTTGATGAAGTACGACAGCATCGAGGCGGTCGTGTCGAAGTCGGCGATCACGCCGTCTCTGAGCGGGCGGGTCGCGATGATGTCTCCGGGCGTGCGGCCGATCATCTTCTTGGCCTCGTCGCCGACGGCCAGCACCTCGCCGCCGTCCACCCTCCGCGCGACCACGGACGGCTCCCGCAGCACGATCCCCTCCCGCCGCACGTACACCAGGGTGTTGGCGGTCCCGAGGTCCACTCCCATGTCGCGGGTGAACCGGCCGAACAAGCCGTTGAAGATCATTCCCTCACGCTCCTCTCGGGCCCCCCGCTGGCCCGGCCCCCCTCTTCCGCGGCGCGCGCGGCGCTCCCGGCGCCGGGTCGAACGGACCACCCCGCTCGCGGAGGCTCACGTACCGACCGTCCCCGACGATCAGGTGGTCCAGCACGGGAATCCCCATCAGCCGCCCGGCTCGGCACAGCCGCGCGGTCAGCGCCAGGTCGGATCGGCTCGGTGCCGGATCGCCCGATGGATGATTATGCACCAAAATCACCGCCGCAGCGCCTCCGCGGACGGCGGCCCGAAACACCTCCCGGGGATGGACCGGGGAGCTCGCCAACCCGCCCCGCGTCAGCTCCACCCGGTCGATCACCTCGTGCCGCGTATTGAGTAGCAGCACCCAACATTGCTCCGTCTCGCAGAACCGCAACGCGTCGACAACCAGCGCCGCCGCGTCGGCAGGTCGGCGCACGACCGGCCGCGTCCGCGGCGGCAGTGCCCGCAACCGGCGCCCCAACTCGAACGCAGCTAGGAGGTGGAGGGCTTTAACCTCGCCCACGCCGGGCGTCCTGCACAACTCGACCGGCGTGGCGCCGGCGAGGCGATCCAGCGTCCCATGGTTCCCCAAGAGGGCGGCCGCGACCTCCAGGGCACCGTGGTCGCGGAAACCCGTACGGAGAAGAACGGCGAGCAACTCCGCGCTGCTGAGCGCGCCGGCGCCGTGCCGCAGCAGCCGCTCACGAGGACGGATCTCCTCGGGGAGATCCACGATCCGGCGTCGTCGCTCACGCAGCGCAGCACCCGAGAGCCCGAGATCGCAGACCCCCGGCCGGCCCGTCACGACCGGCGAGCCCGCGCGATGGAACGACAACGGGGCAAGGTCGGCGTGTGAACGCGCGCCGCCCTCACCCCCTCAACCCCTACCCCCCGCGCTCATAGCGCGCGGAACAAGTAGATCGCGACGATTATACCAACCACGATCGCAACGTTCAATCGGACCGTCAGCCCGAGCGTGATCGTGAAGACACGGAGGTCCAGCGTGACGGGAGGGTCCACGCCAAACGCCACCGAGTGACCGATCGGCGCCAGATACGTAAACTGCCCGACGGCGTCGGCGAACACGCTGCCCAGCATGGCCCCCGCGATGATGATCACGACCAAGATCCACCACGGTTCGCGCGTCCGCTTGGCAACCGGTGCCACCCTTCACCCCCTCGCCCCACCCGACCGGCCAGCCCGACGACGGCCGACCGGCCGCCGTCGGGCAACGCAAAAGGGAGCGGCCCGCGACCGCTCCCCGGCCTCGCGTCCTCCACGCCCGAGGTCGCTTCGCCGCCCCCTCCGAGCCCGCGACCTCGCCGGTCAGCTCTTCTCCCCGGCGCTTTTGTCTGATGTCGACGACTTCGGGTCCTCGGGCTTCGTCGCGTCCTTAAACTCGCGCATGGCCTTCCCCACCGCTCCGCCGAGGCCCGCGAGCCGGCTCGGTCCAAACA includes:
- a CDS encoding rod shape-determining protein, with translation MIFNGLFGRFTRDMGVDLGTANTLVYVRREGIVLREPSVVARRVDGGEVLAVGDEAKKMIGRTPGDIIATRPLRDGVIADFDTTASMLSYFIKRGLRGRSLLRPRVIVGIPSGVTEVEKRAVIDATLQAGAREAYLIEEPMAAAIGAGLPVSEPVGSMVVDIGGGTTEVAVIALGGIVTARSIRVAGDEMDESIIQYARKAYNLLIGERTSEDIKIKIGSAYPQKEDQSIEVRGRDLVSGLPRTVRMTGTEIREAMAEPIAAIVEAVKMTLERTPPELAADIVDRGIIMAGGGALLRGLDRLLGEETGMPVMITDDPLSSVVLGTGRALEEIETLKKVLVTSKRM
- the radC gene encoding DNA repair protein RadC, which gives rise to MTGRPGVCDLGLSGAALRERRRRIVDLPEEIRPRERLLRHGAGALSSAELLAVLLRTGFRDHGALEVAAALLGNHGTLDRLAGATPVELCRTPGVGEVKALHLLAAFELGRRLRALPPRTRPVVRRPADAAALVVDALRFCETEQCWVLLLNTRHEVIDRVELTRGGLASSPVHPREVFRAAVRGGAAAVILVHNHPSGDPAPSRSDLALTARLCRAGRLMGIPVLDHLIVGDGRYVSLRERGGPFDPAPGAPRAPRKRGAGPAGGPRGA
- a CDS encoding DUF4321 domain-containing protein, producing MAPVAKRTREPWWILVVIIIAGAMLGSVFADAVGQFTYLAPIGHSVAFGVDPPVTLDLRVFTITLGLTVRLNVAIVVGIIVAIYLFRAL
- the tatA gene encoding twin-arginine translocase TatA/TatE family subunit, with translation MGPKFWELIIVLAIIILLFGPSRLAGLGGAVGKAMREFKDATKPEDPKSSTSDKSAGEKS